DNA sequence from the Candidatus Sulfuricurvum sp. RIFRC-1 genome:
AGGAGGAGTCGTTTTAGAAGTCTCTACGGAGAGATCGATATAAAGGGACGTCCCTTTAGCGATAGGTTTGATCGAAATCGCTTGATTATGTTCAATAACCAGACGTAGTGTTTTAGAATCAAACTGAGCCATCTTAATGCGATTAATACTTTGGTGTTCTAGCGTTTGAGTTTTGGAGAGCGTAGATGAATCGATATCGATAATGTATCGGAACCGCTGTTTATCGGCTTCGATGATTTTGGACATTCGAACTTCCGACGATTGTATCGGAGTATCAAAAAGAAGCTCCAGCCCTTTGTCTTTCCACTGCGCATTCAAAAGGCGGTGACGCATGGTGAGAGATATTTCATCTGTGCGCTGAATCGGTTCAAGCTTGATCATTTTTTCAGGTTCAGGGGTATTGAATTTACTCGCTACCAATGCGGGTTTGAATGTTTTGTCATAAATCACCGAAGGAACGTCTACCGAGTGTTTCGGAATTTCGGCAATAGCTTGTGTTTTTATAAGAGGCTCAGCTTTTTTGACTGACTTTTTAATCTTCGCCAAATCCGTTTGGTATTTGCTCACATCAATGCCAAGCTTTTCTCCCCCCGCAACAATCCCCTCTAAAGCTTCATTGGCTACCACACTGTTTTTATCCAACGTCGCTCGAAGATAAATGGTTTTAAACTCATTGTACCCTCGGAACTGTTCAATCTCATCACTGCTTTGAAGTGCCTTTTTGGCCGATTCCAGACGTGCATTATCGTTTGCACCCAGCAAAGTAAAAATCAATAAAGCGAGAAAAACAATACGACTCAGCACGCGCTCACTTACTCCCCGTGAGTAAGTTTTTCCATCAATTCTTTGACGGAGATGATTTTATCGATACGATATCCATTGCTTCCCGAGAAGAACAATCCAAGCTCTTTATCTCCCAAATAGGCGTCACTCAAACGGTCTGCAATACAAAACCCTACCTCTTTAGCTTCAACACCGCGATTACACGGTGCGACACAGTTAGAGATACATTTGATAGAAGGACCGGTTCGAGTATCAATAAGATCGCGTAAATGAGTACGAACGCCGCGTGCTGGATATCCGACCGGGGATTTCATTAAAGTGATATCCTCTTTTTTAGCAGCGAGGAGAACCTCTTTGAAATTCTCATGGGCATCGCACTCAAAGGTTCCGATAAAACGAGTCCCCATTTGAACACCCGCTGCACCCAATGCCATCATTGCATCAATATCGTTCTTATCCCAGATTCCACCGGCAGCAATAACCGGCATACCGCCCCATAAAGCCGCTTCTTCCACTACTGGAGCGACAAGGTTTTCGAGTTGATACTCTTCCATTGCACATTGCTCATACGTAAAACCTTGGTGTCCGCCGCTGAGAGGACCTTCAAGAATAACCGCATCAGGAAGACGGTTATAACGCTTTTGCCAACGTTTACAGATAATCGAAAGTGCTTTTGGAGAGGAGACGATCGGAACCAATGCAACATCGGGATAATCGGCTGTAAACTCAGGCATATTGGTCGGAAGACCGGCACCGGTAATAATGATATCGACTCCTGCTTCACACGCATCGGTTACCACACGGCCGTAATCGTTGATCGCATACAAAATATTGCATGCCAACGGAGCATCTCCGCAGATTTTACGGGCATTTTTAACAATTGCATGCAGCCCTTTTTTGGAATAAAAATTCTCGGCATCCAACGGACGATTAGCAATTAATTTATCCGCATGTACTTTATTTTCATAATATCCTGTTCCAACCGAACTGATTACCCCAAGCCCCCCTTCAAAAGAGACGGCTCCGGCAAGTTTATCCCAGCTGATACCGACACCCATTCCACCTTGAACGATAGGAATTTTAATGGTGTGCTTGCCGATTTGAATTGGTTTGAAGCTCATTGGGTTACCTTTAATCGCGCAAATTTTCGTTTTCCGACTTGAAGGATGTACTCACCCAGTTCAAGTTGGTATTGCTCATCGCTTAGTTTGTTTTGATCGATTTTAACAGAGCCTTGCTTAATCTCCCGACGGGCTTGAGAAGTAGATGGACTTAGAGCACAATCGACCAAAGCTTTTGCAATCCAAATCGGCCCTTGAAGAGTAAATTCATCCATTTCACTCGGAATTTCGCTCTGTGCATGAACCCGTTCAAACTCAGCTTGAGCACCCAAAGCGGCTTCGTTAGAGTGGAAACGCTCCGTAATTTCCAGAGCCAACGCCTCTTTCACTTTTTTCGGATGAAGCGAGCCGTTTTCTACTCCGGTTTTAAGCGCTTCAATCTCATCAAGGCTTTGAGTACTCAAAAGTTCATAATAACGCCACATTAATGTATCGCTAACACTGAGTATTTTTCCAAACATCTCATTCGGTTCATCCGCTACCGCAATGTAGTTCCCCAGTGATTTAGACATCTTTTGAACACCGTCAAGACCTTCTAAAATCGGCATCATGAGTACCGCTTGTTCTTTACCGATCTCATACACCCGTTGCAAATGGCGGCCCATAAGCAAGTTGAATTTCTGATCTGTTCCACCGATCTCGATGTCACTGCGCAGATGAACACTGTCATACCCTTGGAGCAACGGATATAAAAATTCGCTAATGGAGATCGAAATTCCTGCTTTGTGGCGTTTGTCAAAATCATCGCGTTCCAACATCCGTGCAACGTTATAGGTGGTAGTGAGTTCCAACATTCCCGCCGCACCGAGAGGATTAATCCAATCAGCGTTAAAAACAACCGTCGTTTTTTCAGGATCGAGAATTTTAAACACTTGAGTTTTATAGCTTTGGGCATTTTCTTGAATCTGAGCCGGAAGCAGTTTCTTTCGGGTTTCACTTTTCCCCGTTGGGTCACCGATCTGCGCCGTAAAATCACCGATCAAAAACTGAATATGCCCTCCAAATTTTTGAAACGCCGCGAGTTTTTGAAGAAGAACCGTATGTCCCAAATGCAAATCGGGTGCGGTCGGATCAAATCCTGCTTTGACCGTATAGGTTTCCCCTTTTTCAAAATAGTTTTTGAGGAGTGTTTCGAGTCGTACTTCATCGATAATTTCGGCAGTGCCGCGTCTAATTTCTCGTAATGCTGTTTGAATCATGATTTATCCTTGGCTTCGGTACGCATCATCCGTCCGAAAAAATTGTATGATTTTCCCTTTTTTCTCCAATTTGGAGCGCAGGCGATTGATATCTGCCTCAAGGGTTTGGAATTCCATTTCACAGTACTGCGTATGTTCCGATTTTTCCTTACCCAGTTCGATACTGTTGATATCCGCCCCCATTTTTGCCATATAGGTGAGCAAATCGGCGAGGACCCCTTTTGCACTTTGCATGCTTATAATAAGGTGGTAACGAAAATAATGCTGTGCCTTCCAGCGCACAAACACCATCGGCTCTCTGCGATCGATCATCCCTGCGGCATTTTTACACATTTTATGGTGAATATGGGCTTTTCCATCTTGCAAAAATGCAACAATTTCATCCCCTGTTTTTGGATGACAGCAATAATCAAATACTGCGTCACTTACGTTATTGTTAGAGTAGACTTCCAATGATGCAAACACATACGGTTTAACTCTAAAGCGATTACGGGATAAAAAGGCACTAAAGCGGTTGTTTTCACCCAATTCTTGGGTAAAACGGTTCACCGTCTCTTTGAGTAAATCGAGCTCGCTCGGGATACGATGACGCTGTTCTTCCAAATGCGTTTCACTGAACAACTCCTCAATACGAACAGGATCCATATTAAAAATAGTGCTCAAAATATTGATCCCCGATTCAGTATCAATCGCACGAATACGCTGATTGCAATTGGCCCGCATACTTGCTTTGGCTCGAGAGGTTTTAACGGCATCGATCCAACTGCATCGGTTGATTTTTTTCGATCCCGTCGTAATTTTAACGATATCGCCGTTATGCAATTCACTCAGAAGCGATGCTTTTTCTTTATTGATCAAACACCCCTCGGCACTATCACCGATCTCGGTATGTACCGCATACGCAAAATCGAGTGCCACCGCTCCGCGAGGAAGAGTAAAGGGTTTTCCTTTCGGAGAAAAAACACTGATATCTTCGCTGAAAAGATCATTTTTGATCAGTTCGTAGAACGCTTCGACCGATTCGTTTTGATACTGAAGATTATGGAGCCAATCGAGACTGATCGGGTTGTTCCCGCCACTTTTGTACTTCCAGTGTGCCGCAACACCGAGTTCTGCCGTTTTATGCATCTCGTACGTACGAATCTGCACTTCGAAAATTGCGGTCGAGTCAAATACACTCGTATGCAATGTCTGATATCCGTTCTCTTTTGGAATCGAAATATAGTCTTTAAAACGTGAAGATAGCGGCTGAAAATTCAGATGAACCAATCCTAAAACACGGTAGCAGTCAATCGGCTTTTTGACCAATATACGGATCGCCAAGAGATCAAGAATTTCATCGATACTGATCCCTTTACGCTGCATTTTAAGATAAATCGAGTAGTGGTGTTTGACACGGCTTATTATCTCAAAATCGTCTTCATTAAACCCGTTTTCCAGCATCATCTTGGTCAGTTTTTCGCAAAAATCACTCAAACGCGTATTGATAGAGCGGAAGTTCTCCTCCATATACATATCAATAGCCTGTTTTTCTTCGCTAAAAAGATACTGAAAACTCAAATCTTCCAACAAATTTTTGAGAAAAGAGATTCCTAAACGGCTCGCAATCGGGGAGTAAACAACAAGAGTTTCTTCGGCGATACGATGCTGTTTCGCTGGAGCCAAAGCCCCTAAAGTCAGCATGTTGTGAAGGCGATCGCACAACTTTACGACCAATACACGAACATCTTCGATCGATGCGATGAGCATTTTTCGAAACGACAGTGCCGAAACGACCAGTTTTTCATCAGAGTTCGACGGAATCAGCTGGGCATCACGAATCGTATCGATCTTCGTCAATCCCTCTACCAAATGGGCAACATCGTCCCCATAATCACGTGAGATTTCTTCGATCGTAATATGGGTGTCTTCCACCACGTCATGCAGCAGCGCAGCGATGACCATCGCTTCATCACCGGTCATATTGGCAACTATTGAGGCGACTAAAACCGGATGGACAATGTAGGGCTCACCGCTTTTACGAAATTGATTATGATGAGCTTGTTTTGAAAAGGTGAGTGCGTTTTGAATCGCAATAGAGGGGTTGATATGTTTATAGAGGTGTGCTACTGCACCCTCAACATCATTGATTCCGGTTACTTTTTCTATGTCGATGGTATTCAATGATGCCGCTTTAAGTGAAAATTAGTCTCGTGGTACGAAACCTTTGATAGAAATAAGCCCTTCAGCAATTTCCATCAAAGCGATATCCGCTGTTTTAGCTTTTTTAACATCCACGTTTAATTTTGTCGTCGCTCCGTTTAGAAGTTCTTCGGAGCGTTTTGCGACAGCGATAGCCAATTGGTAACGGTCGATATTAGCAGTTTCAAGTGCTTTTGCAGTGAGTTGTTCGAGTCTCATGGTTGATGTCCTTTTAGGTTTATTTTACGATAGAGCAACGTGACAAGTTACCCTGACTAATTTCGAGAAGATTGCCCGGTGTGAACATATCACATACGATGATCGGCAACTTGTTTTCTTTCGCCAATGCGATAGAGGTATCGTCCATTACTTTGATATGATCTTGTAATGCTTCCTCATATCCTAGAGCAGGAAGTTTGATCGCATCATCAAACTTCTTAGGATCTTTGTTATAAACACCGTCTACTTTGGTCGCTTTGATAATAACTTCAGCTCCAATTTCAATCGCACGAAGAGTCGCGGCAGTATCGGTAGTAAAAAACGGATTCCCGGTTCCTGCGGCGAAAATCACCACACGACCGCGTTCCAAATGACGGGTTGCACGACGGACGATAAACGCTTCGGCAATTTGTTCCATCTTGATCGCGCTTTGAACACGAACCAGCATCCCTTCATGTTCACATGCTTCTTGCATAGCGATTGCATTGATTACCGTTGCCAGCATTCCCATATAATCACCTGAAGTTCTACGGATAATTCCATCTGCTGCTGCCGTAACACCGCGAATGATATTACCGCCACCGATAACGATCCCTACTTCTATCCCTGCATCAACGAGTGTTTTAATCTCACCCGCAATAAATTTGAGAATTTTCGTATCGATACCGTGACCGTTCTCACCCGCCAATGCCTCACCGGAGAATTTTACCAAAACACGTTTATAGCCCATACAACTCCCTACAAAGCATCTCAGATGTGCCCTTTAAATTACGCGTATTATACTTTATTGTCGCTTTAAGGTTGCTTTGATTACACTAAGCAAATCATAAGAGAAGGAAAAATAGGGGTGAAGGTGTTCGATACGATTAGAGCATGGTTAAGTCCAACCCGGATGCATCGCGCACCACAGTATGGACGAGGGACGCATGCTCTCCCTAATCACAATGAAAAAGAGCTGTTTGATCGGGCGTCTGAAGCGTTTATTCAGGGTGATATTTTGAGCGGATATACATTTTTTCTCTCTTCCTTGATCCACCAAAATGATCCTTTTTCCATACCGCACCTAAGTATTGAGCGTACCGATGAAATGATCCGTTTTAGCCTTTATCAAGGATATGCACTGATCAAAGGAACCGTTACTCCGACCTCGCTGGAAGCGTATGCCGATATTGCTCTGAGCGAGAAACTGCATGTAGCGATTAAACGCCGTTTTTTAGAACGTGATTTTCAACTTACTTACTGCCGTTTTAGTCACAGCGAGGGGATCATAAAACTCTCCATTCGTCTCGACAATGGTACAATCACTCCCCAAAAAATCTTTTTTCCGCTTCGAGAAATTGCCTTGAATGCCGATTTTGAAAAAGAGTTTATTGCCGGTGAATTTGATGAGTCCGCACTGTTGGACACCGAACATCTCCTCCCGATCTCGCAGAATAGAATCAAATCGAATTATACTTTTATGCACCAGTGGATCAAAGAAACAAGACAAAGTCTGATAGGTCTTTTATCGAATGATAATACGGGCATGGTCTCCTTTAGCTATCTTGCCTTATTGCTTCAAATCGATTATCTCTTCCTCCCTCATAAAAAAATGGCCAAAAATATCAGTGAAAGAATAAACGGCTACTTTATGGATGATGAGAAGCTGACCGAAGATAAAAATGCTGATTTGGAACAATATTTGAGCGAGCTTGAATCAATGGATATTGAATCTTTCACAACCCAGTTTTACCATTGTGCCTACACCTTTTCCCCGTTCGATCAAGCGATGCACGATGAGATTGCCGCCTTTATAGACGAATCGCTAAACAAAGTCCGCTGGTACAAAAATAACCGATCCAACTACGTTATAACCGTCATTTATCGTTATATCTCCCTCTATATTCTCTACAACTACGGTCTGCACCCCTCACTGCGTGCACTGTTTCATTTGCATGTCGAAATCTACGCCTCTGATTTTTTCAAAACTGCAGGAGAAACGCCGTTGTACGATCCGCGTACCCAAACGTTCAAACAAAATCTGATTGCGCAACGTGTCCGTGAATCGATAGAGCCGTATGCCGACCGCTACAAAGGGCTTCAGAGTTTTGCCGAACATCTCAATTACAGTGATTTAAACCATTTCAGCCAAAGTTTTTATCTCCAAATCAAAAATCTCGATTATACGGAAGTGTAAATGTGAACAGTGCCACCCAAAAAATGGTCGAACAAACGATCGAGAGTATCGTCCAAATTACCAATCCTTACGGAAGCGGAAGCGGATTTCTCATTGACGGTCTTATCATCACCAATTCCCACGTAGTAAGCGGTCTTAAAGAGGTGCTTATCAGTACCAAAACACTCCCGAAAACAATCGGAACCGTTATCTATGACGATCCCGCTTTCGATTTGGCCTTTATCCGATCCCCAATCCTGATTGAGCATAAAAATCCGTTGATCCTCTCCTCGCAAAGTGTACAAGATGGAGACAACGTTATCGCCATCGGGCACCCCTATGGTCTCAACTACTCCACAACCGAGGGGATTGTGTCCAAAGCTACAAGGCTGCAAGGAGAAGTGGAATACATCCAATTTGACGCGGCGATTAATCCCGGAAACAGCGGTGGACCGCTTCTGAATGAATCAGCAGAGGTGATCGGAGTCAATACGTTTATCATCCAAAATTCGAACAATTTGGGATTTGCCCTCCCCGCATATACCCTCAAAGAAGCCCTCAATCAGTTTAATGCTCTAAAAACCGAAGATGTTATTCGATGCGGTTCGTGCAAAAATTTGATCCATGAAACCTCTATCAAAAATGATTATTGCCCTAAATGCGGCACAAAACTCGAAGTAGCCAAACGCCGACGCGAAGGGTATAAACCCTCCGGTGTCGTAGCGTTGATTGAGAAGATTCTGAAAGCTTTGGAGATCAATGTTACACTTGCTCGACGGAGTCAAAGAAGCTGGCGATTTGAGATGGGGACTACCCGAATCGATATCAACTACTACGATAACGGAATCATCATCGCCGATTCAGCCCTCTGCCGTATCCCGCAGGAAAATATCGAAGAGCTATACGATTTTTTACTCTCTGAGAACAGTGTTCTAGAGCGGCTCCAATTCTCGATCAACGAAAATACGGTCTATCTCTCCTACATCATCGTCGATTCTTCTTTGAGCGAAGAATACGGCACTGCTGCATTACGCAAACTTTTTGACAATGCACCCCGATATCAAGCTCTATTGCTTAGTCAGTTTAAAGCGCTGGAACCGAAGTTTGATGAGTTTGAATAAGCCAATTATGCCTCGAATGAGGCAAGCTTTAGTGCCAAAGCGGCAAGCGTAGCTAATGGGATTTTATTTCATTTGCGTTCTGAATCAACATGGAAACTGCCTCTTTTTGAGGGAAATCGGCCCCCATGCTGATGATAAAGGACGATGCTTCCTGAAGACTCAAAGAGGTTTTTTTAATCAGTGATTCATCCACTAGTACTGTATAACCGCTCGTAGGATTGGGAGAAGTCGGGATAAATACGACACAAATATTTTCGTGTCGATTCAGTAAATAAGCCGGTACCCATAACCCCTCTTTGGGATACTCGACCAACACCACCTCTTTTTTTGTCCCGTCTTCTCCGCCGCTTAGCATTGCCGCGAGTTTTTTAGAAACCGAATAGACAGAACGAATAGCGGGGATTTTCTCAAAGGTACTGTCAATCATCGAGACAAAAATAGAGCGTCCGTATTTCTCGATCGAAAACCCAAGTAGTGCAAAAATGGCGATAACACCTGCCATCAGCGCCAATGTCACCCCAAAAGAATTCGTGTAATCATGAAGTGAAGAATAAGCACTTACCCCAAGGTTTTTCAAATAATTAACCACAACGATGACCAAAATCAGGGGAAAAAGAGACAATGCCCCGACAAAAATATAACGAAGTAAAAATCTGATTTTTGTAGCCATTGAGTAAAACCTTTTTATTATAACAAATTGCGCAATTATAGAATACTTTTTGAAACACTTTACTACAATAACACAACTAGAGGAGAGACCATGCAGCCATTTGCCGATTTTAAACTGAATTTAGAGACTTTTATCTCTGATCTGAATGCCCTTATCGAAATTAACCACAAAACTATTACCGATTTGTTAGCCACACCCAACAAAACCTATGCCAACTTTGTCCGTCCCTTTGATCTAATGGAAGAAGATTTAGAGCTTTTGTTTACTCCGTTATCCCATATTAACGCCGTTAAAAACTCCGAAGAATCTCAAAAAGTGTACGCCGATGCCCTCCCTATTCTCACCGATTACTCGACTTTTGTCGGACAAAATCTTGAGATCTACGAAGCATTTAAAGCTGTCAAAACCAACGAATACGATTCATTGAATACCGAACAATGCCGTATTCTGGATCTCAACATCCTCCATTTTGAACTCGCGGGAGCCCATCTGGATGAAATGTCAAAACAACGGCTATCGGAAATCAATCTTCGAAAAAGCACCCTCACCAACGACTTTTCGCAAAATGTCCTGGACGCTACCAACGCTTATGAGAAAATCATTACCAATGAAATCGATGTCGAAGGGATTCCCGAAAGCGATTTGGAAAATGCCCGTTTCGAAGAAGATGGTATCACAAAATACCGTTTTACTCTACAAATGCCATCCTACATCGCCTACATGACCTATGGTCCGAACCGAAGTATCCGTGAGGAGATATATCGTGCCTACACCACCCGAGCGCCTCAAAACGGAGCTATCATCGATGAACTGATGCGTCTGCGTCAAGAGAGTGCCGTACTTCTAGGCTTTGAAAATTACGCCGAATATTCCCTCGCTTCCAAAATGGCACCGAGTACGGAAAGCGTTTTAAAATTTCTGGATGAACTTATCGAAGCTTCTCGTAAACAAGGGATGCGTGAACTCGAAGAGCTTCGTGCCATCGCTCCAAATATCGACCTGCAAAGTTATGACAGCGCCTACTATGGAGAAATCCTCAAAAAAGACCAATACGATATCGACGAAGAGGAATATCGTCCCTACTTCGAACAACACAGCGTGATGGAGGGGATGTTTACGTTTTTGTATGAGCTCTTTGGTATTCAATTTGTCCGCCAAAACATTGATCTTTGGGATGAAAAAGCAAGCGTTTATGACATCTATGAGGATGAAAAACTCACTGCGCGTGTCTACTTCGATCTCGAAGCCCGTAAAAACAAACGAGGCGGTGCTTGGATGCACAATTTCCAAACCCATTGCGAAGATACGGCAGGGTGTACTCATCTCTCCAGTGCCTTTGTCGTCTGTAACTTTCCCCCATCCTCGGAGAGTTCACCCTCATTGCTTCGACACGATGATGTCGTCACCCTCTTTCATGAGATGGGACATACCATTCACCATTTGCTCAGTCGTGTAAAAGAGCACGGCGTAAGCGGCGTGAACGGTGTCGAGTGGGATGCGGTAGAATTCCCATCCCAATTTTTGGAAAACTTCGCTTATGAGCCAAAAGTGCTAAAACTTTTCGCCAAACATTTTGAGAGCGCAGAGGTGTTAAGCGATGAAATGATTGCCAAACTGATCCGTGCCAAAAATTTCCAAAGCGGTATGTTTATGCTTCGACAAATCGAGTTTTCTCTCTTTGATTTCGAGCTTCACTCTAAACTCTATCAAGGCGATGAGCTTCAGAACCTTTTAGATTCGATCCGTGAGCGTACTGCTTTGATTAAGCCGCCTGCTTACAATAAATTTCAAAATGGATTTAGCCACATTTTCAGCGGCGGGTACAGTGCAGGATATTACAGCTATAAGTGGGCAGAAGTATTGAGTGCCGATGCCTATTATGCTATCGTTGATGAGGGTGTATTTGGCTCTGAACTTGCTCGTAAATACAAAGAGATCGTTTTAGCCAAAGGTGGATCACAGAGTATGCAGGAGCTGTTTGTGGAGATGATGGGACGAGAATGTGAATCTAAAAATCTCCTCCGTCTTAGCGGGATCGAATAAATGCGTATTGCGTTGATTTTGGGATTACTAATCTCATTTTTGGGAGGGGTGGAAGTGAAAATTGCAAGCTATAACGTCGAAAACCTTTTTGATATGAACCGTGATGGCAACGAATATGAAGAGTATATCCCCAACGGCGATTGGGGGTGGACTGAGACAATGTATAAGATTAAGCTCAACAATACCGCTGCTGTTATCCGTGGAATCAATGCCGATATTATCGGTTTGCAGGAGATTGAATCTGAAACTGCCCTCAAAGCCCTCAAGACCGAGCTCAAACGCCAAGGGCTCTATTATCGATATTATGTATTTGCACGAAATAAAAACTCTTCGGTCAATACCGCATTACTGAGCCGATACCCCATCCAAAGTGGACTTAGACATCCAATCACGTATAATGGACGTTATCGTGATATTCTCGAAGCAAAAATCGATATCAACGGTCAATCTTTACGGGTATTTGTCAATCACTGGAAATCGAAAAGCGGTCCTGAAAGTAAGCGAATCCTAAGTGCCAAACGTCTATCTCAGCGCTTGGCTGAGCTCTCAGAAAATGAACCGTACGTACTGTTGGGGGACTTTAATTCCCACTATGAAGAGTATAAAACCTTCCTCAAAAGCCGTAAGCACAATGATACAGAAGGTATTACAGGGATCAATCATATCCTGCATACCATTGATGATGAGGGGAATCCAATCACGTATGCATCACTTAAAGAAAACAATGAACACCTCTACAACCTTTGGTATGAAGTGAGTCCTGAGAAACGATGGAGTCATCAGTATCGAGGAAAAGGGGAAGGATTGGATAATATCATTATCTCTCCCGCACTTGCCGATGGAGAGGGACTAGAATACGTTCGGGGAAGTTTTAACCGATATGATCCCGATTTTTTGTTTTACAAAGGAAAAGTATACCGCTGGCAACAAAGTCGTAAGCATCCCAAACACCATTTAGGTGAAGGATATTCCGATCACCTTCCAATTTATGCCCTGTTTCGAATGTAATGCAGATTGGCTATAATGACCAAATGGAACCAAGCAAACTAACCCAATATTTATGCTATCAGCTCTATCATGCACGAGTGCTTCTCCATTCGCTCCACTACAGTGCGAAAGAGGAGGAAATCCATGAATTCCGAGTCACCCTTCGCCGGATCCGCTCACTCGTTAAACTCTTTTTAGTCGGGTCACTCCCTTTTCCAAAACCGCTCAAGGCCGCCATGCAAGAGAGCAATTCGATTCGCGAGCTCGATGTACTTATCCGTTCGCTCTCACGCTCCAAATATCCTAAACTTTACAAATATCTCTTCAAACTCCGAAAAGAGCGGGTTAAAACCCTTTTTACACCCAAGTATAGAGATAAAACACTCGCACTGATTGATGATTATTCACATCTTCTTTCTCACAGTAATCCTGATTTTCTCTCCGAAATTCTGATACAAAAAGTGCTTACCCACTACCAACATTGCTTAGATTCCTATCTAGCCCTTGAAAACGATGCCGATTCTAAAACACTTCATCGTCTACGCATTGAGTTCAAAGATGCTCGTTACGGTTTTGAATTTTTGGAGATTTCAGATCTGCATCACTGCAAAGAAGTTATCGCTCATTGTAAACAGCTCCAAAATACTTTAGGAGCGATTCAAGACACCGTCAATCAAATCGATCTGCTCAAAAAAATCTATCAACAATACCCTTTATCGGAAACAAAAGAGCTTTTGCAAAAACAAAAAAAAGTACTTCAAAAACTCAAAGACACCACTCGATCGGAGTTATCTTCATCGATATAAGGTAATCATTCGTTTGACTAAACGGCTTCGACCCGAAAAACCCTCGATACGATGAAAGGGGTGAGGGATGGGGTGCTTTGAGGATCAGGTGTTTAGTTCCGTCTATCAATGAAGCTTTCTTCCCCGCCGGAGCGCCCCAGAGGATAAAGATAATATGCTCACGCTGTTCACTGAGTGTTTTAATCACTTGATCACTAAACCGTTCCCATCCACGCT
Encoded proteins:
- a CDS encoding trypsin-like peptidase domain-containing protein, which produces MNSATQKMVEQTIESIVQITNPYGSGSGFLIDGLIITNSHVVSGLKEVLISTKTLPKTIGTVIYDDPAFDLAFIRSPILIEHKNPLILSSQSVQDGDNVIAIGHPYGLNYSTTEGIVSKATRLQGEVEYIQFDAAINPGNSGGPLLNESAEVIGVNTFIIQNSNNLGFALPAYTLKEALNQFNALKTEDVIRCGSCKNLIHETSIKNDYCPKCGTKLEVAKRRREGYKPSGVVALIEKILKALEINVTLARRSQRSWRFEMGTTRIDINYYDNGIIIADSALCRIPQENIEELYDFLLSENSVLERLQFSINENTVYLSYIIVDSSLSEEYGTAALRKLFDNAPRYQALLLSQFKALEPKFDEFE
- a CDS encoding DUF502 domain-containing protein — translated: MATKIRFLLRYIFVGALSLFPLILVIVVVNYLKNLGVSAYSSLHDYTNSFGVTLALMAGVIAIFALLGFSIEKYGRSIFVSMIDSTFEKIPAIRSVYSVSKKLAAMLSGGEDGTKKEVVLVEYPKEGLWVPAYLLNRHENICVVFIPTSPNPTSGYTVLVDESLIKKTSLSLQEASSFIISMGADFPQKEAVSMLIQNANEIKSH
- a CDS encoding M3 family metallopeptidase codes for the protein MQPFADFKLNLETFISDLNALIEINHKTITDLLATPNKTYANFVRPFDLMEEDLELLFTPLSHINAVKNSEESQKVYADALPILTDYSTFVGQNLEIYEAFKAVKTNEYDSLNTEQCRILDLNILHFELAGAHLDEMSKQRLSEINLRKSTLTNDFSQNVLDATNAYEKIITNEIDVEGIPESDLENARFEEDGITKYRFTLQMPSYIAYMTYGPNRSIREEIYRAYTTRAPQNGAIIDELMRLRQESAVLLGFENYAEYSLASKMAPSTESVLKFLDELIEASRKQGMRELEELRAIAPNIDLQSYDSAYYGEILKKDQYDIDEEEYRPYFEQHSVMEGMFTFLYELFGIQFVRQNIDLWDEKASVYDIYEDEKLTARVYFDLEARKNKRGGAWMHNFQTHCEDTAGCTHLSSAFVVCNFPPSSESSPSLLRHDDVVTLFHEMGHTIHHLLSRVKEHGVSGVNGVEWDAVEFPSQFLENFAYEPKVLKLFAKHFESAEVLSDEMIAKLIRAKNFQSGMFMLRQIEFSLFDFELHSKLYQGDELQNLLDSIRERTALIKPPAYNKFQNGFSHIFSGGYSAGYYSYKWAEVLSADAYYAIVDEGVFGSELARKYKEIVLAKGGSQSMQELFVEMMGRECESKNLLRLSGIE
- a CDS encoding endonuclease/exonuclease/phosphatase family protein, with translation MRIALILGLLISFLGGVEVKIASYNVENLFDMNRDGNEYEEYIPNGDWGWTETMYKIKLNNTAAVIRGINADIIGLQEIESETALKALKTELKRQGLYYRYYVFARNKNSSVNTALLSRYPIQSGLRHPITYNGRYRDILEAKIDINGQSLRVFVNHWKSKSGPESKRILSAKRLSQRLAELSENEPYVLLGDFNSHYEEYKTFLKSRKHNDTEGITGINHILHTIDDEGNPITYASLKENNEHLYNLWYEVSPEKRWSHQYRGKGEGLDNIIISPALADGEGLEYVRGSFNRYDPDFLFYKGKVYRWQQSRKHPKHHLGEGYSDHLPIYALFRM
- a CDS encoding CHAD domain-containing protein; the encoded protein is MEPSKLTQYLCYQLYHARVLLHSLHYSAKEEEIHEFRVTLRRIRSLVKLFLVGSLPFPKPLKAAMQESNSIRELDVLIRSLSRSKYPKLYKYLFKLRKERVKTLFTPKYRDKTLALIDDYSHLLSHSNPDFLSEILIQKVLTHYQHCLDSYLALENDADSKTLHRLRIEFKDARYGFEFLEISDLHHCKEVIAHCKQLQNTLGAIQDTVNQIDLLKKIYQQYPLSETKELLQKQKKVLQKLKDTTRSELSSSI